A stretch of DNA from Nevskiales bacterium:
GGTACTTGACACCCAGCTGGCTGGCCAGCTCGACCGCCGCCGTGCGGCTGGTGTCCGGGATGGGGATGACCACGTCGATGTCGTGGTCCGGCCAGTCACGCAGGATTTTCTCGGCCAGCTTGGTGCCCATGCGCAGGCGCGCCTTGTACACATAGACCTGGTCGATCACCGAGTCGGGCCGCGCCAGGTACACGTGCTCGAAGATGCAGGGCGACAGTACCGGGTGCTCGGCGCACTGGCGCACGTGCAGCTTGCCGTCGAGGGTCGCGTACACCGCCTCGCCGGGCTGGATATCCGAGATCAGCTCGAAGCCCAGCGCGTCCAGGGCCACACTCTCCGACGCGATCATGTAGTCAACGCCCTGCGAAGTCTCGCGGCGGCCATAGACCACCGGCCGGATGCCGTAGGGGTCGCGGAAGGCGACGATGCCGTAGCCGGTGATCATGGCCACCACCGCATAAGCGCCGCGGCAGCGCTGGTGGACGGCGGAAACGGCCTCGAAGATGTCGTGCTCGGTCAGACGCAGTTTGCCGCGGCGCATCAGCTCATGGGCGAAGACGTTGAGCAGCACCTCCGAGTCGGAGTCGGTATTGAGGTGGCGCCGGTCGGCCAGGAACAGCTCGTCCTTGAGCCGCTGGGCGTTGGTCAGGTTGCCGTTATGCGACAGGCAGATGCCGTAAGGCGTGTTCACGTAAAAGGGCTGGGCTTCTGCCGAGTTCGAGCAACCGGCGGTCGGGTAGCGGACGTGGCCGACGCCGATATTGCCGCGCAACATCAGCATGTGTTCGTTGCTGAATACGTCGCGCACCAGGCCGTTTTCCTTGCGCAGGTGCAGGCGCCCGTTCTCGCTGGTGACGATGCCGGCCGCATCCTGGCCGCGGTGCTGCAGCACGGTCAATGCGTCATAGA
This window harbors:
- the purF gene encoding amidophosphoribosyltransferase, whose product is MCGIVGIVSHSPVNQEIYDALTVLQHRGQDAAGIVTSENGRLHLRKENGLVRDVFSNEHMLMLRGNIGVGHVRYPTAGCSNSAEAQPFYVNTPYGICLSHNGNLTNAQRLKDELFLADRRHLNTDSDSEVLLNVFAHELMRRGKLRLTEHDIFEAVSAVHQRCRGAYAVVAMITGYGIVAFRDPYGIRPVVYGRRETSQGVDYMIASESVALDALGFELISDIQPGEAVYATLDGKLHVRQCAEHPVLSPCIFEHVYLARPDSVIDQVYVYKARLRMGTKLAEKILRDWPDHDIDVVIPIPDTSRTAAVELASQLGVKYREGFIKNRYIGRTFIMPGQQQRKKSVRQKLNPIDLEFQGKNVLLVDDSIVRGTTSQEIIQMARDAGANKVYFASAAPPVRYPNVYGIDMPTASELIAHGRSEEQVGKLIGADRLIYQDLDDLIQAVRAGNPQIERFEDSVFTGRYVTDDVSEEYLQQLELFRSDAAKEARRRQGDRAPVEIYNVR